GAAGGATGGATGCAGGGTCCAATAATGTGATCGATCTTGTGGCGGCAAAAGTAATCCAGCGCAGTAAAATTCCAATGGTAGTGCTTGATGGAAGATATCCGGATGGACTACTTGCTTTGATCAAGACTGGTTCAAAAACGGGAAGCCTGGTATCCTATAATCCGGATCAGACAGAATTTTGAAAATTAAAATCGGCAACTATTTTTACCCAACTCGCCAATATAATGTGCAACACAAGGGGGCAGTAGGGTAGCCTGGTCCATCCTAGAGCGTTTGGGACGCTTTGACGGCAGTTCGAATCTGCCCTGCCCCATTTATTATTATGATTCAGGAAGAAGCAAACCTGATTCTTGCTATTCTTGCAGAAGATTATCCTATACATAATGGCATAGTATCGTTCCTTAAATTTGAAAATCCATTTCAGATACTTATTTTGACCATTCTCTCTGCTCAAACAACAGATAGGACAGTAAATGGTATCTCCAAGGAGCTATTCGGAAAATATCCTGATGCAGATGCAATGGCACATGCCTCTCCTGAAGAAGTGGAATCACTAATCCACTCAACCGGGTTTTACCATACAAAGGCAAAAAACATCATTGCAACCTCCCGCATTCTCGTTACACAATACAATGGGGAAGTTCCGCAGACTATGAGTGATCTTGTCACCCTTCCGGGGGT
Above is a window of Methanogenium organophilum DNA encoding:
- the nth gene encoding endonuclease III, which produces MIQEEANLILAILAEDYPIHNGIVSFLKFENPFQILILTILSAQTTDRTVNGISKELFGKYPDADAMAHASPEEVESLIHSTGFYHTKAKNIIATSRILVTQYNGEVPQTMSDLVTLPGVGRKTANIVLNHAFGQNVGIAVDTHVRRLSQRIGFTDANTPDAIETDLMNLFNQSQWKYINYLLISHGRAVCTAKKPHCGVCRISAHCRFFKEK